One part of the Tautonia rosea genome encodes these proteins:
- a CDS encoding 3-keto-disaccharide hydrolase, translating into MRRLRALAVVAAVFLIVPVSASTLWADDGAADGWITLFGEGTGLEAFRSPFGDWQIVGAAALNADDPKHLKPEPGSGVLINDPPGRTRNLETVAEFGDVEIEIEYMMAENSNAGVKFQGLYEIQMYDSYGKEIDARGNGGVYPRAELLPRYRHIDEGFPPMVNASRPAGEWQVLRATFRAPRFDDSGEKTAHAVLERAELNGQVIHENLEIPYPTGHAWRTKPETPLGPILLQGDHGPVAFRTVRIRPIDP; encoded by the coding sequence ATGCGAAGACTCCGAGCCCTGGCTGTTGTGGCGGCCGTGTTTCTGATCGTGCCGGTTTCGGCATCAACGCTCTGGGCGGACGACGGGGCCGCCGACGGCTGGATCACCCTGTTTGGCGAGGGGACCGGGCTGGAGGCCTTCCGCTCGCCGTTTGGCGACTGGCAGATTGTCGGGGCGGCTGCGCTGAACGCGGACGACCCGAAGCACCTGAAGCCCGAGCCCGGATCGGGCGTCTTGATCAACGATCCTCCCGGCCGGACGAGGAACCTGGAGACGGTTGCGGAATTCGGAGACGTGGAGATCGAGATCGAATACATGATGGCCGAGAACTCGAACGCAGGCGTCAAGTTCCAGGGCCTTTACGAAATTCAGATGTACGACAGCTATGGCAAGGAGATCGACGCCAGGGGGAACGGCGGCGTGTACCCGAGGGCCGAGCTGCTGCCGCGTTACCGGCACATTGACGAGGGGTTCCCGCCGATGGTCAACGCCTCGCGGCCGGCGGGGGAGTGGCAGGTGCTCCGTGCGACCTTCCGCGCTCCTCGGTTCGATGATTCGGGCGAGAAGACCGCCCACGCCGTGCTCGAACGGGCCGAGCTGAACGGGCAAGTCATTCACGAGAACCTGGAAATTCCGTATCCGACCGGGCACGCCTGGCGCACGAAGCCCGAAACGCCCCTCGGCCCGATCTTGCTGCAGGGGGATCACGGCCCGGTCGCGTTTCGGACCGTTCGCATCCGGCCGATCGACCCCTGA
- a CDS encoding RrF2 family transcriptional regulator, producing MFSQTVEYALRATVHLADCAPEARTTEQIARVTQVPAPYLSKVLQGLKRAGIVRSQRGIGGGITLAKHPEELTILEVVNAVDPLRRIRTCPLGLASHGEHLCPLHRRLDNALASVEEAFRKTTLAEVLADPNPSVPLCDFPGSRGGPQAAAEVETS from the coding sequence ATGTTCTCTCAAACGGTTGAGTACGCGTTGCGAGCGACGGTGCATCTGGCCGATTGTGCGCCGGAGGCTCGGACGACGGAGCAGATTGCGCGGGTGACGCAGGTGCCTGCACCGTATTTATCGAAGGTGTTGCAGGGGCTGAAGCGGGCCGGGATTGTGAGGTCGCAGCGGGGGATTGGAGGGGGGATCACGCTGGCGAAGCATCCCGAGGAGCTGACGATTCTGGAGGTGGTCAACGCGGTGGATCCGCTTCGTCGCATCCGGACCTGTCCGCTGGGGCTGGCCTCGCACGGGGAGCATCTTTGCCCGTTGCACCGGCGGCTTGATAATGCGCTGGCGAGCGTGGAAGAGGCGTTTCGGAAGACGACCCTGGCCGAGGTGCTGGCCGATCCGAATCCGAGTGTGCCACTCTGCGACTTTCCGGGATCGAGAGGCGGGCCGCAGGCGGCGGCCGAGGTCGAAACCTCGTGA
- a CDS encoding SpoIIE family protein phosphatase, with product MRSVSIRTIGPILVLIPVAVVVLGFGLLASWQGKRVVDDLTGQVVDQAARRVEEQLDRYLATAVQVTELTASMVAGGDLNPAKLRDWRPDLVRQLSAFGAINSVAFGTPEGSATWVIRYPGEPGMEYAIKDDQTGDEIVEYRVMDSSGVPGDRIGSYVYDPRVRPWYETAEEAGVPTWSAVYPWVRSNSDTATLGLAFGRTVQDSEGRLLGVVASDVGLLAVSEFLSGLEVSETGRAFLVGPDGGLLATSSGAPVIGPGGSQVEAIASDDPMIRAIARRISDQAGSFGAIDDRLQFELTLDEQRHRIEVEPLRDVQGLDWRLAVIVPEADVMGGVQEMRRQALGIGLLVVGLTLGLGIAASLRLVRPIVELVEGVRTIGGGDLDHRVRVEGAREFAMLSTELNQMAEALKDRLRLRQSLALAMEIQQKLLPEETPTLPGLDIAGHSTYCDETGGDYYDFLELDETTQGDLIVVLGDVMGHGIAAALLMATARGVLRTRASESGSLGQLLTHVNRQLEADTGGERFMTMILMVVDAPHHAIRWASAGHDAPIVYDPQRDAFVDLPNINGLPLGLMDDSAYEEGVWDGLGPGHIVLLGTDGIWETRSPDEEEFGKDRLCAIIRAHRDEPSERISEAINDALKQFRGDSHQDDDITFVVVKLA from the coding sequence TTGCGATCTGTCTCGATCCGAACCATCGGTCCGATACTCGTTTTGATTCCGGTGGCTGTGGTGGTGTTGGGGTTCGGCCTGCTGGCGTCGTGGCAGGGGAAACGGGTGGTGGACGACCTGACGGGTCAGGTGGTCGACCAGGCGGCGCGGCGGGTGGAGGAGCAGCTGGACCGCTATCTGGCCACGGCGGTTCAAGTCACCGAGCTGACGGCCTCGATGGTTGCCGGCGGGGATCTCAACCCGGCCAAGCTGAGAGACTGGCGGCCGGATCTGGTCCGACAGCTCTCGGCCTTCGGGGCGATCAACTCCGTCGCCTTCGGCACCCCCGAGGGGTCGGCCACCTGGGTCATCCGCTACCCGGGAGAGCCGGGGATGGAATACGCCATCAAGGACGATCAAACAGGTGACGAGATTGTCGAATACCGGGTGATGGACTCTTCGGGGGTGCCGGGCGATCGCATCGGTTCGTATGTATACGACCCTCGCGTCCGTCCCTGGTACGAGACCGCCGAGGAGGCTGGAGTCCCGACCTGGAGCGCCGTCTATCCGTGGGTCCGCAGCAACAGCGACACGGCAACGCTCGGCCTGGCCTTCGGGCGCACGGTTCAGGATTCCGAAGGGAGGCTGCTGGGGGTGGTCGCGTCCGACGTCGGCCTGCTGGCGGTCTCGGAATTCCTCAGCGGGCTGGAGGTTTCGGAGACGGGCCGGGCCTTTCTGGTCGGGCCGGACGGGGGATTGCTGGCGACCTCCTCGGGAGCACCGGTCATCGGCCCCGGCGGGTCGCAGGTGGAGGCGATCGCGTCGGACGATCCGATGATTCGGGCCATTGCCCGCCGGATTTCGGACCAGGCTGGTTCGTTCGGCGCGATCGACGACCGCTTGCAGTTCGAGCTGACGCTCGATGAGCAGCGGCACCGGATCGAGGTCGAGCCGCTTCGGGACGTGCAGGGGCTCGACTGGCGGCTGGCGGTCATCGTGCCCGAGGCCGACGTGATGGGAGGCGTGCAGGAGATGCGCCGGCAGGCCTTGGGGATCGGTCTGCTGGTGGTGGGTTTGACGCTTGGGCTGGGCATTGCGGCGTCGCTCCGGCTCGTCCGGCCGATCGTGGAGCTGGTCGAGGGGGTCCGCACGATTGGCGGCGGGGATCTCGATCACCGGGTCCGGGTCGAGGGGGCTCGCGAGTTCGCAATGCTCTCGACCGAGCTGAACCAGATGGCCGAGGCCCTGAAAGACCGCCTCCGACTCCGGCAATCGCTGGCATTAGCGATGGAGATCCAGCAGAAGCTCTTGCCCGAGGAAACCCCGACGCTGCCCGGCCTCGACATCGCCGGACACTCCACCTACTGCGACGAAACCGGCGGAGACTACTACGACTTCCTCGAACTCGACGAGACGACCCAGGGGGACCTGATCGTTGTGCTCGGCGATGTGATGGGGCACGGGATTGCCGCGGCGTTGTTGATGGCGACCGCTCGGGGGGTCTTGCGGACCAGGGCCTCGGAAAGCGGTTCGCTTGGCCAGCTCTTAACGCACGTCAACCGCCAGCTAGAAGCCGACACCGGCGGCGAGCGATTCATGACCATGATCTTGATGGTGGTCGACGCCCCTCACCATGCGATTCGATGGGCCAGCGCCGGTCACGATGCGCCGATCGTGTATGATCCGCAGCGCGATGCGTTCGTCGATCTGCCGAACATCAACGGCCTGCCACTGGGCCTGATGGACGACTCGGCCTATGAAGAAGGGGTCTGGGACGGCCTCGGGCCGGGGCATATTGTACTGCTCGGCACAGACGGGATCTGGGAAACGCGGAGCCCCGATGAGGAGGAGTTCGGCAAGGACCGCCTTTGCGCCATCATTCGAGCCCATCGAGACGAGCCTTCCGAGCGGATCTCGGAGGCCATCAACGACGCCTTGAAGCAGTTCCGAGGGGACTCGCACCAGGACGACGACATTACCTTCGTCGTCGTCAAGCTCGCCTGA
- a CDS encoding fasciclin domain-containing protein, which produces MTSLRRTWCVAALFVMIVGLAAAPARVNAQTILERVVNYNIHTGEFDTLIAAVLAADPMILDALSGPGPLTVFLPTDAAFFQIGLTPENVGQIGRETLTEILLYHATTGARPLHDLFAQRNVMMLNGGMTYFSIRRPWPHHLWVYINDSRILNHAVLTSNGAIYIIDQVLLPMQPIQPARIR; this is translated from the coding sequence ATGACATCTCTCCGACGCACATGGTGTGTGGCTGCGCTGTTCGTCATGATCGTGGGCCTTGCCGCCGCTCCGGCTCGGGTCAACGCTCAGACGATTCTGGAACGTGTTGTCAATTACAACATCCACACGGGCGAATTCGATACGCTGATCGCTGCTGTCCTTGCGGCCGATCCCATGATTCTGGATGCCCTGTCCGGTCCCGGACCCCTGACGGTCTTTCTGCCCACCGACGCCGCGTTTTTCCAGATCGGCCTGACGCCCGAGAACGTCGGCCAGATCGGTCGAGAAACCCTGACCGAGATCCTCCTCTACCACGCAACGACCGGGGCTCGACCGCTGCACGATCTCTTCGCGCAACGCAACGTCATGATGCTCAACGGTGGCATGACCTACTTCTCGATCCGAAGGCCCTGGCCGCACCACCTCTGGGTGTACATCAACGACTCTCGGATCCTGAACCACGCGGTCCTGACCAGCAACGGCGCGATCTACATCATTGATCAGGTCCTGCTCCCGATGCAGCCGATCCAGCCCGCTCGGATCCGCTGA
- a CDS encoding acyl-CoA desaturase has protein sequence MSTLEAVVRMSMTVRWVVLCVIILPLIAVLAIPLIVWGWGFHWVDLGLLLGMYLLTGMGITVGFHRLFTHRSFETSVPVKFVLGVLGSMTAQGSLLEWVALHRRHHQFSDDEGDPHSPHGNNEGVRGVFRRFWHAHVGWIVRPGEFGLDRYVTDLRQSRALRIVDATFAVWVGLGLLIPAAVGGLVTGSWAGVLTGLIWGGPVRIFLVHHITWSVNSACHLWGSQPFQTNDESRDNALFGLLAWGEGWHNSHHAFPTSARHGLAWWQLDLSYVVIWVLTRLGLVWNVKLPSREAQVRRRRAAA, from the coding sequence TTGTCGACGTTGGAGGCGGTCGTTCGGATGTCGATGACGGTGCGATGGGTGGTGCTTTGCGTCATCATCCTACCGCTGATCGCCGTGCTGGCGATTCCGCTGATCGTCTGGGGGTGGGGGTTCCACTGGGTCGATCTCGGGTTGTTGCTGGGGATGTATTTACTGACCGGGATGGGGATTACGGTCGGCTTTCATCGGCTGTTCACGCATCGGTCGTTCGAGACGAGTGTGCCGGTGAAGTTCGTGCTGGGGGTGCTCGGCTCGATGACCGCGCAGGGGTCGTTGCTGGAGTGGGTGGCCCTGCACCGTCGGCACCATCAGTTCTCGGACGACGAGGGAGACCCGCACTCTCCGCACGGGAACAACGAGGGGGTGCGAGGGGTGTTCAGGAGGTTCTGGCACGCGCACGTCGGCTGGATTGTGCGGCCGGGCGAGTTTGGGCTGGATCGCTACGTGACCGATCTGAGGCAGAGCCGGGCCTTGCGAATCGTGGACGCGACGTTCGCCGTCTGGGTGGGGCTCGGGTTGTTGATTCCGGCGGCGGTGGGAGGCCTGGTGACGGGATCGTGGGCCGGGGTGCTGACGGGCCTGATCTGGGGAGGGCCGGTGCGGATCTTCCTCGTGCACCACATTACGTGGAGCGTGAACTCGGCCTGCCACCTGTGGGGCTCGCAACCGTTTCAGACGAACGACGAGAGCCGAGACAACGCGCTGTTCGGCTTGCTGGCGTGGGGGGAAGGATGGCACAACTCGCACCACGCCTTCCCGACCTCGGCGCGGCACGGCCTGGCCTGGTGGCAGCTTGATTTGAGCTACGTGGTGATCTGGGTGCTCACCCGGCTCGGGCTGGTCTGGAACGTGAAGCTTCCGAGCCGTGAGGCCCAGGTGCGCCGGCGTCGGGCCGCGGCCTGA
- a CDS encoding cation-transporting P-type ATPase: protein MQELLGKHWHHLSTQEVLEYLETDPARGLDLFAIGHRKEQFGANILTPKPGTSPLVLFLMQLHQPLVYILIAAGVVTALLNEWVDAGVILGVVLVNAVIGFVQESKALRAIESLARGMSSEATVIRAGEVRRLGAAELVPGDLVLLQSGDKVPADLRLTRCRNLQVDESALTGESVPVGKQAESLPKETPLAEHRNMAYSSTLVTFGTATGVVVATGDQTEIGRINELIASTPNLETPLTRDIAAFSRTLLYVILGLAALTFVVGLVRGQSWFAMFMASVALAVGAIPEGLPAAVTITLAVGMKKMARRNAIIRKLPAVETLGSTTMICSDKTGTLTQNQMTVQEVIAGGTVVSLSGTGYDPKGQLFRDGTPIEPSSDAALWETLRAGVLCQDSRLVLRDGQWQVEGDPTEGALITAARKAGIQPEELIRALPRIDTIPFESQHQYMATLHGNGEGGADRVYLKGGIEEVLKRCDTALQADGGVLPLGVEAVHRQVADLARRGLRVLGFARREVPESLRGIDASDVAGGLTFLGLQGMMDPPRPAAVTAIQTCQKAGVRVKMITGDHAWTASAIASQIGLQGAVDGEGRLLALSGQELACLSDRELIEEADRVAVFARVTPEQKLRLVEALQARGHVVAMTGDGVNDAPALRQANLGIAMGITGTEVAKEAADMVLADDNFTSIEAAVEEGRGVYDNLVKFITWTLPTNIGEGLVILVAIFAGVQLPILPVQILWINMTTAVLLGLMLAFEPNEPGIMRRPPRNPNTPVLTRPLVFRIVLVGVLLLAGSFGLFEWQELQGRSLDEARTVAVNVFVVGGIFYLLNCRSLRDSMFGVGLWSNPWIVVGIAIMISLQLAFTYLPVMNTAFSSAPIGLAEWGQITAVGMMIAIIIGVEKWVQRRWWSRGEGRPNR, encoded by the coding sequence ATGCAGGAATTGCTCGGGAAGCACTGGCACCACCTCAGCACGCAAGAGGTGCTCGAATATCTGGAAACCGATCCCGCCAGGGGTCTCGACCTGTTTGCCATCGGTCATCGGAAGGAGCAATTCGGGGCCAACATACTCACCCCGAAACCGGGAACCAGCCCGCTGGTCCTGTTCTTGATGCAATTGCATCAGCCGCTTGTTTATATTCTGATTGCGGCCGGAGTCGTGACGGCGCTGCTGAACGAGTGGGTTGACGCGGGAGTGATTCTCGGGGTGGTGCTTGTCAACGCCGTGATCGGGTTCGTGCAGGAGTCGAAGGCGCTGCGGGCGATTGAATCGCTGGCCAGGGGGATGTCGAGCGAGGCCACCGTGATTCGAGCCGGAGAGGTCCGGCGTCTGGGCGCGGCCGAGCTGGTGCCGGGGGATCTGGTGCTCTTGCAGTCGGGCGACAAGGTGCCGGCCGACCTGCGATTGACCCGTTGCCGAAACCTTCAGGTCGACGAGTCGGCCTTGACGGGGGAATCGGTGCCGGTCGGGAAGCAGGCCGAATCGTTACCGAAGGAGACGCCGCTGGCCGAGCATCGGAACATGGCGTACTCGTCGACGCTCGTGACCTTCGGCACGGCGACGGGGGTGGTGGTGGCGACCGGAGATCAGACGGAAATCGGCCGGATCAACGAGCTGATCGCCTCGACGCCCAATCTGGAAACCCCGCTGACGCGAGACATCGCGGCGTTTAGCCGGACGTTGCTGTACGTGATTCTCGGGCTGGCGGCCCTGACGTTCGTGGTCGGCTTGGTGCGGGGACAGTCGTGGTTCGCCATGTTCATGGCCTCGGTCGCGTTGGCCGTGGGGGCGATTCCGGAAGGGTTGCCGGCAGCGGTGACGATTACGCTGGCCGTCGGCATGAAGAAGATGGCGCGGCGCAATGCCATCATCCGCAAGCTCCCGGCCGTGGAAACGCTGGGAAGCACGACAATGATCTGCTCAGACAAGACAGGGACCTTGACGCAAAATCAGATGACCGTGCAAGAGGTGATCGCGGGAGGGACTGTCGTGTCGCTTTCGGGGACCGGCTACGATCCGAAGGGCCAGCTCTTTCGAGACGGCACTCCGATCGAGCCGAGCAGCGACGCGGCGCTCTGGGAGACGCTTCGGGCCGGGGTGCTCTGCCAGGATTCTCGGCTGGTACTGCGAGACGGGCAATGGCAGGTGGAGGGGGACCCGACCGAAGGAGCCCTGATCACGGCCGCGCGGAAAGCGGGGATCCAGCCGGAGGAACTGATTCGAGCCTTGCCTCGGATCGACACGATCCCATTCGAATCGCAACATCAGTACATGGCAACCCTGCACGGAAACGGTGAGGGAGGCGCGGATCGGGTGTATCTGAAGGGGGGGATCGAGGAGGTCTTGAAGCGGTGCGACACGGCGCTCCAGGCCGACGGAGGCGTGCTGCCGCTGGGGGTCGAGGCGGTGCATCGCCAAGTGGCCGATCTGGCCCGTCGAGGGCTCCGGGTGCTCGGGTTTGCCCGGAGGGAGGTGCCGGAGTCGTTGCGGGGGATCGACGCCTCGGACGTGGCGGGCGGCCTGACGTTTCTCGGGCTGCAGGGGATGATGGACCCTCCCCGGCCGGCGGCCGTCACAGCGATCCAGACCTGTCAGAAAGCAGGGGTACGGGTGAAGATGATTACGGGAGATCATGCCTGGACTGCCTCGGCGATTGCCTCGCAGATCGGCTTGCAAGGGGCAGTGGATGGGGAGGGGAGGCTGCTGGCACTCTCGGGCCAGGAGCTGGCCTGTCTGAGCGATCGGGAGCTGATCGAGGAGGCGGATCGGGTGGCCGTGTTCGCCCGGGTCACTCCGGAACAGAAGCTCCGGCTGGTCGAGGCGCTTCAGGCCCGAGGGCATGTGGTGGCGATGACCGGCGACGGCGTGAACGATGCCCCGGCGCTTCGACAGGCGAACCTGGGGATCGCGATGGGGATTACCGGGACCGAGGTGGCCAAGGAAGCGGCCGACATGGTGCTGGCCGACGACAACTTCACCTCGATCGAAGCGGCGGTTGAGGAAGGGCGAGGGGTGTACGACAACCTGGTGAAGTTCATCACCTGGACCCTACCGACGAACATCGGCGAGGGGCTGGTGATCCTGGTGGCGATCTTCGCGGGGGTGCAGTTGCCGATCTTGCCGGTGCAGATTCTCTGGATCAACATGACGACCGCGGTGCTGCTGGGCTTGATGCTGGCCTTCGAGCCGAACGAGCCAGGGATCATGCGGCGACCGCCGAGAAACCCGAACACGCCGGTCCTGACCCGGCCGCTGGTGTTCCGGATCGTGCTGGTCGGCGTGCTCTTGCTGGCCGGATCGTTCGGCCTGTTCGAGTGGCAGGAGCTTCAGGGCCGATCGCTCGACGAGGCCCGCACGGTGGCGGTCAACGTGTTCGTCGTCGGTGGGATTTTCTACCTGCTGAACTGCCGGTCGTTGCGCGACTCGATGTTCGGGGTCGGCCTGTGGTCGAATCCGTGGATCGTGGTCGGCATTGCGATCATGATCAGCCTGCAACTGGCCTTTACCTATCTGCCGGTGATGAACACGGCGTTTTCAAGCGCACCGATCGGGCTGGCCGAGTGGGGGCAGATCACGGCGGTCGGGATGATGATCGCGATCATCATCGGTGTCGAGAAGTGGGTCCAGCGGCGCTGGTGGTCTCGCGGGGAGGGGAGGCCGAATCGCTGA
- a CDS encoding peptidoglycan recognition protein family protein, producing MSRDQTLLSLRNRSADRTLRPSVRFNPSLTCVLLLTLSAPAIAQHEPRPGDRLERKGDEIVVAGQLFHTTAPVVLWTDPGGYDAYRVDRRFVPLAEAGWKASEAAGLRSPVRFGLRGNRLSPDQVEQVRGGGWSLPMLQDVVDQFVLHYDVAGTSRNCFRVLHDSRALSVHFMLDLDGTIYQTMDLKESAYHATIANQRSIGIEIANMGAYPPANASALDRWYTHSNDGNTRLTIPGGPEAAGMKNLNASFRPARNGPIVGVVRGMELKQYDLTPEQYDSLIKLTATLCTVFPKLRCDYPRDEHGNLITDTLSREDWESYQGILGHFHVQTNKVDPGPAFQWDTVIDGARSLMNPPANDPK from the coding sequence ATGAGCCGCGACCAGACTCTGCTCTCGCTGCGCAATCGCTCGGCCGATCGGACCCTCCGCCCCTCGGTCCGCTTCAATCCGAGTCTCACCTGCGTCCTCTTGCTCACACTCTCCGCTCCCGCAATTGCCCAGCACGAGCCTCGGCCCGGCGATCGCCTCGAACGCAAGGGAGATGAAATCGTCGTTGCCGGTCAGTTGTTCCACACGACCGCTCCGGTCGTCCTCTGGACCGATCCCGGCGGCTACGACGCCTACCGCGTCGATCGCCGCTTCGTCCCCCTGGCAGAGGCCGGCTGGAAGGCCTCCGAGGCGGCCGGGCTCCGATCCCCCGTCCGCTTCGGGCTGCGAGGCAATCGGCTCTCCCCCGATCAGGTTGAGCAGGTCCGCGGCGGCGGCTGGTCGTTACCCATGCTGCAAGACGTCGTCGATCAGTTCGTCCTCCATTACGACGTGGCCGGCACCAGCCGCAACTGCTTCCGCGTGCTGCACGACTCCCGAGCCTTGAGCGTTCACTTCATGCTCGACCTCGACGGCACCATCTATCAGACCATGGACCTGAAAGAATCCGCCTATCACGCCACCATCGCCAACCAGCGCTCCATTGGCATCGAGATCGCCAACATGGGCGCTTATCCCCCCGCCAACGCCTCGGCCCTCGACCGCTGGTACACCCATTCCAACGACGGCAACACCCGCCTGACCATCCCCGGCGGTCCCGAGGCCGCCGGCATGAAGAACCTCAATGCCAGCTTCCGACCCGCCCGCAACGGACCCATCGTCGGCGTCGTCCGAGGGATGGAACTGAAGCAGTACGACCTGACCCCCGAACAGTACGACTCCCTCATCAAACTCACCGCCACCCTCTGCACCGTCTTTCCGAAGCTCAGGTGCGACTACCCACGCGACGAGCACGGCAACCTCATCACCGACACGCTCTCTCGCGAGGATTGGGAATCGTATCAAGGCATTCTCGGCCACTTCCACGTTCAAACCAACAAGGTCGATCCCGGCCCCGCCTTCCAGTGGGACACCGTTATCGACGGCGCCCGGTCTTTGATGAACCCCCCCGCGAACGACCCCAAGTGA
- a CDS encoding Gfo/Idh/MocA family protein gives MTPSNSNPSRRSFLQQTGAAASVSALAGVYVPAVHASEQNTIKVALVGCGGRGTGAAANALSVQNGPIKLVAMADVFEDKLTNSFNYLEDKYSSQMDVPEDRRFLGFDAYKNAIDCLDPGDVVIMTTPPAFRWPHFSYAIEKGVNTFMEKPVTVDGPTTRRMIELGEKAKEKNLKVGVGLMCRHCDARKALYERIKNGEIGDLLTLRSYRQVGGGGLIGPNTSDMTELMYQIRNFHGFMWASGGVIMDYMIHNIDESCWMKDAWPVTAQAQGARLYREDKVDQNFDNYSIEYTFDDGTKLFVYTRNVPRCHQEFASYAHGTKGSAVISTNSHTPAKTRIYADQRIDQGEPVWAFPQPEPNPYQLEWDHLIAAIRNDEPWNEVKRGAEASLVTAMGRMAAHTGRIVTFDEMLNHDHEFAPEVDQLTLDSPAPLQLLASGIYPQPEPGRLRDREF, from the coding sequence ATGACCCCCTCGAATTCGAACCCGTCGCGTCGATCCTTCCTGCAGCAGACCGGCGCCGCCGCCTCGGTCTCGGCCCTGGCCGGCGTGTACGTTCCGGCGGTCCACGCGAGCGAGCAGAACACGATCAAGGTCGCCCTCGTCGGCTGCGGCGGTCGCGGCACCGGCGCGGCCGCCAACGCCCTGTCGGTCCAGAACGGACCGATCAAGCTCGTCGCCATGGCCGATGTCTTCGAAGACAAACTGACCAACAGCTTTAACTATCTCGAAGACAAGTACTCGAGCCAGATGGACGTCCCCGAGGACCGCCGCTTCCTCGGCTTCGACGCCTACAAGAACGCCATCGACTGCCTTGACCCCGGCGACGTGGTCATCATGACCACCCCCCCCGCCTTCCGATGGCCCCACTTTTCCTACGCCATCGAAAAGGGTGTCAACACCTTCATGGAAAAGCCCGTCACGGTCGACGGCCCCACCACCCGCCGCATGATCGAGCTGGGCGAAAAGGCGAAGGAAAAAAACCTGAAGGTCGGCGTCGGCCTCATGTGCCGCCACTGCGACGCCCGCAAGGCCCTCTACGAACGCATCAAAAACGGTGAGATTGGCGACCTCCTCACCCTCCGCTCCTACCGCCAGGTCGGCGGCGGCGGCCTCATCGGCCCGAACACGAGCGATATGACCGAGCTGATGTACCAGATCCGCAACTTCCACGGCTTCATGTGGGCCAGTGGTGGCGTGATCATGGACTACATGATCCACAACATCGACGAATCGTGCTGGATGAAGGACGCCTGGCCCGTCACCGCCCAGGCCCAGGGGGCCCGGCTCTACCGCGAAGACAAGGTCGATCAGAACTTCGACAACTACTCGATCGAATACACTTTCGACGACGGTACCAAGCTGTTCGTCTACACCCGCAACGTCCCCCGTTGCCACCAGGAGTTCGCCAGCTACGCCCACGGCACCAAGGGCTCGGCCGTCATCTCCACCAACTCCCACACCCCGGCCAAGACCCGCATCTACGCCGACCAGCGCATCGACCAGGGCGAACCCGTCTGGGCCTTCCCCCAGCCCGAGCCGAACCCCTATCAGCTCGAATGGGACCACCTGATTGCCGCCATCCGCAACGACGAACCCTGGAACGAGGTCAAGCGCGGCGCCGAGGCCAGCCTCGTGACCGCGATGGGCCGCATGGCCGCCCACACCGGCCGCATCGTCACCTTTGACGAAATGCTCAACCACGACCACGAGTTCGCCCCCGAGGTCGATCAACTCACGCTCGACTCCCCCGCCCCACTCCAGCTCCTCGCCAGCGGCATCTATCCCCAGCCCGAACCCGGCCGCCTCCGCGACCGCGAGTTCTGA
- a CDS encoding class I SAM-dependent methyltransferase, which yields MDDVRLLIDFHKDATRQGPGSDAETERALTLARVDRSKPLTIADIGCGTGASTLVLARLLNATITAVDLFQDFLDVLETRASEQGLSEKITTLCASMDALPFADEQFDVIWSEGAIYNIGFENGVKTWNRFLNVGGLLAVSEITWTTGSRPAELQAHWEREYPEIDVASSKLRVLEQNGYMPIGYFVLPEHCWLDHYYRPIQHRLDQFLARHDHRADAQAIVDAEIREIALYETYRASYSYGFYLARKVGRHTT from the coding sequence GTGGACGACGTTCGTCTTTTGATCGACTTCCATAAAGATGCAACCCGCCAGGGACCAGGCAGCGATGCAGAGACGGAACGCGCCCTCACCCTGGCCCGGGTCGACCGGTCGAAGCCCCTCACCATCGCCGACATCGGCTGCGGCACCGGCGCGTCCACCCTCGTCCTCGCTCGCCTCCTCAACGCAACGATCACCGCGGTCGACCTGTTTCAGGACTTCCTTGACGTGCTTGAAACGCGCGCAAGCGAGCAAGGCCTTTCTGAGAAAATCACAACCCTTTGCGCGTCGATGGATGCGCTCCCCTTTGCAGATGAGCAATTCGATGTGATCTGGTCCGAAGGCGCCATCTACAACATCGGATTTGAGAACGGCGTCAAAACCTGGAACCGGTTCTTGAACGTCGGCGGCCTCCTGGCCGTGTCGGAGATCACCTGGACCACCGGTTCCCGGCCGGCCGAGCTCCAGGCCCACTGGGAGCGGGAATATCCCGAGATCGACGTCGCCTCTTCCAAACTGCGCGTTCTGGAACAGAATGGTTATATGCCGATCGGCTACTTTGTCTTGCCCGAGCATTGCTGGCTCGACCATTACTACCGGCCGATCCAACATCGCCTGGACCAATTCCTCGCTCGGCACGATCACCGCGCCGACGCGCAAGCCATCGTCGACGCGGAAATTCGAGAAATCGCACTCTACGAGACGTACCGCGCCTCTTACAGCTACGGTTTCTATCTTGCACGAAAGGTGGGTCGGCACACGACATAA